A region of Fimbriimonadaceae bacterium DNA encodes the following proteins:
- the grpE gene encoding Protein GrpE, with amino-acid sequence MTHKKTQTDHGPMPDPETNDETMPPADTTTALDEESLEAFAQIAAERDQYKDQLLRALADLQNYRRRTEQQMEEFRRYATEDVIRRLLPILDNFERAIQARAAGASAESTLEGLIAIEKQLRQVLDTARVAKIDALGKEFDPEYHEAVLTHISDEHEEGTVLEELEPGYRMSDRVIRPTKVKVSRRA; translated from the coding sequence ATGACCCACAAGAAAACGCAAACGGATCACGGCCCGATGCCCGATCCTGAAACCAACGACGAAACCATGCCTCCTGCGGACACCACCACCGCTCTTGATGAGGAATCCCTGGAAGCGTTCGCCCAGATTGCTGCAGAGCGGGACCAGTACAAGGATCAGCTGCTGAGGGCACTGGCCGACCTCCAGAACTATAGGCGCAGAACCGAGCAGCAGATGGAGGAGTTCCGTCGCTACGCGACGGAGGACGTCATCCGCCGATTGCTGCCCATTCTCGATAACTTCGAAAGAGCGATCCAGGCGCGAGCGGCTGGCGCATCGGCAGAATCGACGTTGGAGGGCCTGATTGCGATCGAGAAGCAGCTCCGCCAGGTCCTGGATACGGCGCGCGTGGCCAAAATAGACGCCCTCGGAAAAGAATTCGACCCGGAATATCACGAGGCCGTGTTGACACACATCTCCGACGAGCACGAGGAGGGAACTGTCCTGGAGGAACTTGAGCCGGGATATCGGATGTCCGACCGTGTCATCCGGCCCACGAAGGTCAAGGTGAGCCGCCGGGCGTGA
- the glmM gene encoding Phosphoglucosamine mutase: MSKKHFGTDGVRGVANEKLSPEFALALGSAVGRFIIARGLERSVVIGRDTRRSGPMLGAAFAAGLCAEGVDVSTLGVAPTGAISYVVRNGPHSLAAVISASHNPAPDNGIKLFAHDGKKVADDDEMAIESLLDEPSATRTSGRGVGDLQPNVKALEAYENAILEIIPEGLRGMKVAFDGAHGAGYAIGSRVLRTLGAEVFETGCDPDGFNINAEGGATKPSTIGEFTVSSGADIGVAFDGDADRAVFCDERGRLINGDRTMAVWATYWRDQGRFHPATIVGTVMSNGGFASFLNAHGIELIRAAVGDKYVSQAMSESGAKVGGEQSGHIIFSERGPTGDGLVTMLEFLRVIQLAGKSASAQYDAFENWPQILLNLKLESREGWDRHPQVVAALNEAESILAGAGRINVRASGTMPMLRLMVEAADSDRRDQAAEKIFRALESAIGASVHSRVDLTHALGD, from the coding sequence GTGAGCAAGAAGCATTTCGGTACCGACGGCGTCCGCGGCGTCGCCAACGAGAAGCTGTCGCCTGAGTTTGCGCTCGCCCTGGGTTCCGCCGTTGGAAGGTTCATTATTGCCCGGGGGCTTGAACGTTCGGTCGTCATTGGGCGGGACACACGGCGAAGCGGACCGATGCTGGGAGCCGCTTTCGCGGCAGGACTCTGCGCGGAGGGAGTCGATGTCAGCACCTTAGGCGTCGCTCCAACCGGGGCAATCTCCTACGTCGTCCGCAACGGTCCACACTCCCTGGCAGCGGTTATCTCCGCTAGCCACAACCCGGCGCCAGACAATGGCATCAAGCTCTTTGCCCACGACGGCAAGAAGGTTGCGGACGATGATGAAATGGCTATCGAGAGCCTTCTGGATGAGCCTTCGGCGACTCGGACTTCCGGACGGGGCGTCGGGGATCTTCAACCGAACGTGAAGGCGCTGGAAGCCTATGAGAATGCCATCCTGGAGATCATTCCGGAAGGTCTTCGAGGCATGAAGGTCGCCTTCGATGGGGCTCACGGTGCGGGTTACGCGATCGGATCAAGAGTCTTGCGCACGCTTGGCGCGGAGGTGTTTGAGACCGGCTGTGACCCCGATGGATTTAATATCAATGCCGAAGGCGGAGCCACCAAGCCTTCGACAATTGGTGAATTCACCGTGTCGAGCGGCGCCGATATCGGGGTGGCCTTCGATGGCGACGCCGATCGGGCCGTTTTTTGCGACGAGAGAGGCCGACTGATAAACGGCGACCGCACCATGGCGGTATGGGCCACCTATTGGCGGGATCAGGGGCGGTTCCATCCGGCAACGATCGTCGGAACGGTTATGAGCAATGGCGGATTTGCGAGTTTCCTGAATGCGCATGGGATCGAGCTCATCCGTGCTGCGGTCGGGGACAAATACGTTTCCCAGGCCATGAGCGAGTCCGGCGCCAAGGTTGGCGGGGAACAGAGTGGCCACATTATTTTCTCCGAGCGGGGGCCGACGGGCGACGGCCTTGTCACCATGCTCGAGTTCCTTCGTGTGATTCAACTCGCCGGCAAGTCGGCATCGGCGCAATACGACGCCTTTGAAAACTGGCCACAGATTCTGTTGAATCTTAAACTGGAATCGCGTGAAGGGTGGGATCGCCATCCACAAGTCGTCGCTGCCTTGAACGAGGCCGAGTCAATCCTTGCCGGAGCGGGTCGAATCAACGTTCGAGCAAGCGGCACCATGCCGATGCTGCGGCTTATGGTCGAGGCGGCGGACAGCGACCGGCGCGACCAGGCAGCAGAGAAGATCTTCCGGGCGCTCGAGTCGGCCATCGGGGCCAGCGTCCACAGCCGGGTGGACTTAACTCATGCTTTGGGCGATTGA
- the coaX gene encoding Type III pantothenate kinase yields the protein MLWAIDVGNTQTAIGLHDGRNWVTTIRLSTISDETEDELAAKLSSLLRLAGLDLRCDKLVIASVVPDQDRNWQRLAAKWLKVEARFLRSGGDVGIRVTYDPPHAVGADRLANAVASLAEFSPPIVVVDFGTATTFDVIDGEGTYVGGAILSGPVLAIESLATRTAKLPRVDLAKPDRAIGATTVQAIRSGVMYGYAGGIDRICDRIQADLGQGARLVATGGLAQEIIDMCDHTFDVRPMLTLEGLRLFADRV from the coding sequence ATGCTTTGGGCGATTGACGTCGGCAATACGCAAACGGCAATCGGCCTCCACGACGGCCGGAACTGGGTTACAACGATTCGGCTCTCCACGATTTCAGATGAGACAGAAGACGAGTTGGCCGCTAAGCTCTCGTCGCTGCTACGCCTCGCCGGGCTCGATTTAAGATGCGACAAGCTCGTCATCGCGTCGGTGGTGCCGGACCAAGACCGAAATTGGCAGCGCCTTGCCGCCAAGTGGCTTAAGGTCGAGGCGCGTTTCCTCAGGTCCGGTGGCGATGTTGGAATTCGAGTTACCTATGACCCACCTCACGCGGTTGGCGCAGACCGGCTCGCGAACGCAGTCGCGTCTCTGGCGGAATTCTCTCCGCCAATTGTGGTGGTGGACTTTGGCACCGCTACGACTTTCGATGTCATCGATGGGGAAGGCACCTATGTCGGCGGAGCCATACTTTCCGGGCCAGTCCTCGCGATCGAGTCATTGGCAACCAGGACGGCCAAGCTGCCCCGCGTCGATTTGGCGAAGCCGGATCGAGCAATCGGCGCCACGACCGTACAAGCCATTCGTTCTGGAGTCATGTATGGATATGCCGGAGGCATTGACCGGATTTGCGACCGCATTCAAGCCGATCTCGGTCAAGGAGCCAGGCTCGTCGCAACCGGTGGACTGGCCCAAGAGATTATCGACATGTGCGACCACACGTTCGATGTGCGGCCAATGTTGACGCTGGAGGGCCTCAGGCTCTTCGCTGATCGAGTTTAG
- the yidA gene encoding Sugar phosphatase YidA: MSRIRLIAVDLDGTLLGPDRQPNADSAAALVAAQEAGISIVLASGRMAPSIRAYASAIGLRGPIIACNGGLATLGDGSPVFHRPLADHVRNRLLDYAQEHDVHVNVYEVDRTLSIGDGIWAGVYASRLTNVSPQKASIGQGRQTTPTKMMLVDDHNRIQRHRQRLSDIEQTESANVVVSEPEYLEFLGFGVDKGLALAVICERLGVAQDEAAAIGDYENDLGMLRWAGYAGAVENAIAEAKALANVVVSTNVNGGVAEFVRSIV; encoded by the coding sequence ATGTCCCGCATCCGGTTGATTGCCGTTGATCTTGATGGAACGCTGCTTGGTCCCGACCGGCAACCTAATGCGGATAGCGCCGCCGCCCTCGTCGCGGCTCAAGAAGCCGGGATCAGTATTGTGCTGGCGAGCGGGCGCATGGCGCCAAGTATTCGGGCGTATGCCTCTGCAATTGGTCTTCGCGGACCGATCATCGCCTGCAACGGTGGACTTGCCACGCTTGGCGACGGCAGCCCGGTCTTCCATCGTCCCCTGGCCGATCACGTTCGTAACCGGCTACTGGATTACGCCCAGGAACACGATGTCCACGTCAATGTGTACGAGGTTGATCGAACCTTGTCGATAGGCGACGGGATTTGGGCAGGAGTTTATGCAAGCCGCCTCACGAATGTTTCGCCTCAAAAGGCATCGATAGGTCAAGGGCGACAGACAACGCCAACAAAGATGATGCTGGTCGATGACCACAACCGGATTCAGCGGCACCGGCAACGGCTGTCGGATATCGAACAGACCGAGTCCGCCAATGTGGTGGTTTCGGAACCTGAGTATTTGGAATTCCTCGGTTTTGGCGTGGACAAGGGCCTCGCCCTGGCGGTCATTTGCGAACGCCTTGGTGTGGCCCAGGATGAGGCAGCCGCGATCGGCGACTATGAAAACGACCTGGGGATGTTGCGTTGGGCCGGCTACGCTGGAGCCGTCGAGAACGCGATCGCTGAAGCCAAAGCCCTCGCCAATGTCGTCGTTTCCACAAACGTTAACGGAGGGGTAGCCGAATTCGTTCGTTCAATCGTCTAG
- the mazG gene encoding Nucleoside triphosphate pyrophosphohydrolase: MADSQLQRLVEIVDRLLAPDGCPWDRAQTHETLKSHLVEETYEVLEAIDSGDRDKLREELGDLLLQPILHAQISKAAGRWDIEAVAEEISDKLVRRHPHVFADTIAHDAETVLANWDRIKAEEKGGAQPASILAGVPKTLPALLRAFEVSKRAARVGFEWDSLDSVFGQVG, from the coding sequence GTGGCTGATTCACAACTCCAGCGCTTGGTCGAGATTGTGGATCGCCTCTTGGCTCCCGACGGGTGTCCTTGGGACCGTGCCCAGACCCACGAGACCTTGAAATCCCATCTCGTGGAGGAGACGTACGAGGTACTCGAGGCGATCGACTCCGGCGACAGGGACAAGCTTCGCGAAGAGTTGGGTGACCTTCTCCTCCAGCCGATCCTTCATGCGCAGATATCAAAGGCTGCCGGCAGATGGGACATTGAAGCCGTCGCTGAGGAGATCAGCGACAAGCTGGTTCGACGTCATCCTCACGTCTTCGCCGACACCATTGCCCACGACGCCGAAACGGTATTGGCCAACTGGGACCGCATCAAGGCCGAAGAGAAAGGTGGAGCCCAGCCGGCGAGCATTCTCGCCGGCGTCCCGAAAACGCTTCCAGCGCTTCTGCGGGCATTCGAGGTCAGCAAACGGGCTGCCCGTGTCGGCTTCGAGTGGGACTCGCTCGATTCGGTGTTCGGCCAAGTCGGATGA
- the prsA_2 gene encoding Foldase protein PrsA: MTLKRFLSVAWIAVASLASAQVDLSKDVVVVNGQAVKGSEYYRRMEFLSGVGKMTPGGFAPAPPGFLTLQRIVDEKLMLQLCDQRKCTPTEAEIKQELDDRVAENTDLLKNWAASGGTEAELNYAIKLELAELKIVSQGITVTDQELEAFYKTNPTMFTFPKRFKLRLLAVPDEAKRDAAEADLKGGMSFPEAVKKHSDHASKFNDGLLGELPVDVMSTNLKTAVDGVKIGSATDWIRTEGGFYKFLIENITPERVQPLDDRTKRQLRRKLAVDRGRVKTDISKLMAEARSKAKVEVNIPTFQSSISKYLKDSGGLLGG, from the coding sequence ATGACCTTAAAACGCTTCTTATCGGTCGCATGGATCGCCGTTGCGAGCTTGGCATCCGCCCAAGTCGATCTTTCCAAGGACGTCGTTGTCGTCAATGGCCAGGCTGTCAAGGGCTCGGAGTACTACCGGCGAATGGAGTTTCTCTCCGGCGTAGGCAAGATGACGCCTGGCGGCTTCGCGCCCGCACCCCCGGGGTTCCTGACCCTTCAGCGCATCGTCGATGAAAAGCTGATGCTGCAGCTCTGCGACCAACGAAAATGCACGCCGACAGAGGCGGAAATCAAGCAGGAGCTTGACGATCGGGTCGCCGAAAATACCGACCTGCTTAAGAACTGGGCGGCATCGGGTGGAACAGAAGCTGAGCTTAATTACGCCATCAAGTTGGAGCTTGCCGAGCTCAAGATCGTCTCCCAAGGCATCACCGTTACCGACCAAGAACTCGAGGCGTTTTACAAAACGAACCCGACGATGTTCACGTTTCCAAAGCGGTTCAAATTACGCCTCCTGGCCGTGCCGGACGAAGCAAAGCGCGATGCTGCCGAAGCCGACCTCAAGGGCGGTATGTCCTTCCCCGAGGCGGTGAAAAAACATAGCGACCATGCCTCGAAGTTCAACGATGGCCTGCTTGGCGAGCTGCCTGTCGATGTGATGTCTACGAACCTCAAGACGGCCGTAGACGGGGTCAAAATCGGCAGCGCGACTGACTGGATTCGAACCGAGGGCGGCTTTTATAAGTTCCTCATCGAGAACATCACGCCTGAGCGGGTGCAACCGCTGGACGACCGCACCAAGCGTCAGCTGCGCCGGAAGCTAGCGGTTGACCGCGGACGAGTTAAGACTGATATTTCCAAGCTCATGGCGGAGGCACGGTCGAAAGCGAAAGTCGAGGTCAATATCCCCACGTTCCAATCCTCGATCAGCAAATACCTGAAGGATTCCGGCGGCCTGCTGGGTGGCTGA
- the rpmE2 gene encoding 50S ribosomal protein L31 type B yields the protein MSVRTMKAQGHPQNFPVVYVDGDHEWTGLSTMKSNETKVIDGVEHYVINVEISAFSHPFYTGQKKLVDTAGRVEKFMRRYANQNQKK from the coding sequence ATGAGCGTTCGGACTATGAAGGCGCAAGGGCATCCGCAGAATTTTCCCGTTGTTTACGTGGACGGCGACCACGAATGGACCGGTCTCTCGACCATGAAGTCGAACGAGACGAAGGTTATCGACGGTGTCGAGCACTACGTGATCAACGTTGAAATCAGCGCCTTTAGCCACCCCTTTTACACTGGACAAAAGAAATTGGTCGATACGGCTGGTCGTGTTGAGAAATTCATGCGGCGCTACGCCAATCAGAACCAAAAAAAGTAA
- a CDS encoding S-methyl-5'-thioinosine phosphorylase: MQGSVGLIAGTGTGSLVAALGGQALAVPTSHGIVRARRVVLHGLDIVAVQRHASGHRLPPHRVNYLAVAEACRRLGLRGVFSTAAVGSLRPDWGPGTLVACRDFVDFTCRRVTAFHSTVEHTDFTEPFDPEMAQHLAANEDVHDGGVYGGGDGPRYETPAEIRMLHKLGVDVVGMTASSEAIAMRENGVRYACIAIVTNLAAGISETKLSHAEVVMEMQRSGPRALEVIVQAAKELLA; the protein is encoded by the coding sequence ATGCAAGGGTCAGTCGGGCTCATTGCTGGCACCGGAACCGGTTCCCTGGTAGCCGCCTTGGGGGGCCAGGCTCTCGCTGTGCCTACCTCTCACGGCATCGTCCGAGCCCGCCGGGTCGTCCTCCACGGATTGGATATCGTCGCCGTTCAACGGCACGCCTCCGGACACCGCTTGCCTCCCCATCGAGTCAACTACCTTGCCGTGGCGGAAGCCTGCCGGCGCCTCGGGCTGCGAGGCGTATTCTCGACGGCGGCCGTGGGCTCGCTGCGCCCAGATTGGGGGCCCGGGACCCTCGTCGCTTGCCGAGACTTTGTGGACTTCACCTGTCGCCGTGTGACGGCGTTCCACTCCACCGTCGAGCACACCGATTTCACGGAGCCCTTCGACCCTGAGATGGCGCAGCACCTTGCAGCGAATGAAGACGTGCACGACGGCGGGGTCTACGGAGGCGGCGATGGACCAAGGTACGAAACGCCGGCCGAGATTCGGATGCTCCACAAGCTTGGAGTGGACGTGGTCGGCATGACCGCTAGCTCGGAGGCAATCGCGATGCGAGAGAATGGCGTCCGCTATGCGTGCATCGCGATCGTTACCAACCTCGCCGCGGGAATCTCCGAAACCAAGCTGTCTCATGCAGAGGTCGTGATGGAAATGCAGCGGTCAGGGCCACGTGCTCTTGAGGTGATCGTGCAGGCGGCCAAGGAGTTACTGGCCTGA
- the natB gene encoding ABC transporter permease protein NatB — translation MSLHIFKKELREMFRDKRVINGAFVAPIFLIVLMLLLFGSLEKSLSKPKPPTLHIVNAGSENSIVKTMRDSKGMKVVIVDSLEDGIAKIQAGDAKLVLQFPEDFDAKIASGQAKIEARYDEDEVMSKVALGAVSQAFEAANAKIVEAKLAENSLPKEFAQPILLDSKPAPRKERMGSGMIIGMLPYLIVIWAFYGGFSTVSDMVAGEKERGTMETLLITPATRSQIAMGKFWALTVICLLSSLTSLIGVIVIGVLNLPLTQSLFPEGLRIPVLAMVAILISLIPLVMLFSGVLLAVSALAKNMREAQTYLTLVSFVVIMPAIFSQFIGFTDMAKASWVPFVPILNTAVVIRNALLSKIVWSDVLISAVVAGAIAWAMIMIVVGLFSRESIVART, via the coding sequence ATGTCGCTCCACATCTTTAAGAAAGAGCTTCGCGAGATGTTTCGCGACAAACGGGTCATCAACGGCGCCTTCGTCGCGCCGATTTTCTTGATCGTGCTAATGCTCCTACTCTTCGGATCGTTGGAAAAATCGCTTTCCAAACCCAAACCGCCGACGCTGCATATCGTCAACGCCGGCTCGGAGAACTCCATCGTGAAAACGATGCGCGATTCGAAAGGAATGAAGGTCGTTATCGTCGATTCGCTTGAGGACGGCATTGCCAAGATTCAGGCGGGCGACGCCAAACTGGTTCTTCAATTTCCGGAGGATTTCGACGCGAAGATCGCAAGCGGGCAGGCAAAGATCGAGGCCAGGTACGACGAGGATGAGGTGATGAGCAAGGTCGCGCTTGGAGCCGTGTCCCAAGCGTTTGAGGCGGCCAACGCGAAGATCGTGGAAGCGAAGCTGGCGGAGAACAGCTTGCCCAAAGAGTTCGCGCAGCCGATCCTACTCGATTCCAAACCGGCGCCACGCAAGGAACGCATGGGGAGCGGGATGATCATCGGCATGCTGCCCTACCTGATCGTCATCTGGGCCTTCTACGGAGGATTCAGCACCGTCAGCGACATGGTTGCGGGCGAGAAGGAACGTGGAACGATGGAAACGCTCCTCATCACGCCGGCCACGCGATCCCAAATCGCGATGGGCAAGTTCTGGGCACTGACGGTGATATGCCTGCTCAGCAGCCTGACCAGTCTAATCGGCGTCATCGTGATAGGAGTTCTGAATCTTCCGCTAACGCAATCCCTGTTCCCGGAGGGGTTGCGGATTCCCGTGCTGGCGATGGTCGCAATCCTGATCTCCTTAATCCCGTTGGTCATGTTGTTCTCTGGAGTTCTTCTCGCGGTCAGTGCCCTGGCCAAGAACATGAGGGAGGCCCAGACCTACCTGACCCTGGTGAGCTTCGTTGTCATCATGCCGGCGATCTTTAGTCAATTCATCGGGTTCACCGACATGGCGAAGGCGAGTTGGGTTCCGTTCGTACCGATCCTCAATACCGCAGTCGTCATTCGCAATGCGCTTCTGAGCAAAATCGTGTGGTCGGACGTTCTGATCTCCGCAGTCGTTGCGGGAGCGATCGCATGGGCGATGATCATGATCGTCGTCGGCCTCTTTAGCCGAGAGTCGATTGTGGCCCGCACCTGA
- the natA gene encoding ABC transporter ATP-binding protein NatA, which produces MVKTEGISKSFKDPKKGGFLAVDNVSIEAQPGKIFGLLGVNGAGKTTLLRILSTVLRPDHGTATVAGFDIARQPDRVRAHIGFLSTSTALYGRLTPQELLAYFGGLYGLKGAELQDRIQFAVEKLNIGEFAERLCDKLSTGQKQRVSIARTILHDPPVLFFDEPTAGLDVVTSQTIMEFIEESRSRGKTVVFSTHIMSEAQRLCDHIAIIHAGKILGEGSVDELLASTGQQDLERAFLALVGYRREAA; this is translated from the coding sequence ATGGTAAAGACCGAGGGCATCAGCAAAAGCTTCAAGGATCCCAAAAAGGGCGGTTTCCTGGCCGTCGACAACGTCTCGATTGAGGCCCAGCCGGGCAAGATTTTCGGTCTTTTGGGCGTGAACGGCGCCGGCAAGACCACCTTGCTCAGGATCCTTTCCACCGTCCTTCGGCCGGATCACGGCACCGCCACCGTGGCCGGCTTCGACATCGCCCGCCAACCCGACCGTGTCCGCGCCCATATCGGCTTTCTTTCCACATCGACGGCGCTATATGGCCGGTTGACTCCCCAGGAATTGCTGGCGTACTTTGGTGGACTTTATGGTCTTAAAGGGGCAGAGCTTCAGGACCGAATCCAGTTTGCCGTTGAAAAGCTGAACATTGGCGAGTTTGCGGAGCGACTGTGCGACAAACTTTCGACGGGGCAGAAACAGCGCGTTTCGATCGCGAGGACGATACTCCACGATCCACCCGTGCTGTTCTTCGATGAGCCAACCGCAGGGCTGGATGTCGTCACGAGCCAGACGATCATGGAATTCATCGAAGAAAGCAGGTCGCGAGGCAAAACGGTGGTCTTCAGCACCCACATCATGAGCGAGGCCCAGCGGCTTTGCGACCATATCGCCATCATCCATGCCGGAAAGATCCTGGGTGAAGGTTCTGTCGACGAGCTGCTTGCTTCGACGGGACAGCAGGATCTTGAACGGGCCTTTCTGGCCCTGGTCGGCTACCGCCGGGAGGCAGCCTAA